A single window of Acidobacteriota bacterium DNA harbors:
- a CDS encoding tetratricopeptide repeat protein — translation MNTRNEGAVRAKGVLHPWQKRLYTILLVPLGLMAANSIYLVAFTKYSSFFMAMLLMHLVLGLLIAIPFLVFAFTHGARMLANIRNRNAKIAGLTIVGLSLLCIGTGITMALKGATLTNRPIYLAHVFAIPVALVAFILHRRAAVHKLHLRMLAQWGGAVAAFVLVMAGLHKLEKPAQRVVNTNGDVQFFLSSAETFDQGLLDGKRLSANAYCQECHPDSFKRWEKSAHRFSSFNNPFYRRAVELMADRVGREKTKWCSGCHDPAVLFTGQMGKATMATFSYDQFEAQQGLTCMACHSITEVKDLRGNGGYVIEESKQYPFAFSNNKALKEVNKLLIRMEPSLHRQTFMKPFMRTPEFCSTCHKVGLLPPLNDYHWMRGQNHYDSWYDSGVSGNAVRSFYDPPKTKACRDCHLPLMPSNEFGNQAGMLHDHLFPAANTALPAIRGEKETIEDIRKKVLAGSLSIDVFALKRGSEVLPIGPALPAVRPGETVDVEVVVRTRTLGHPYTNGTSDSNETWVEFKADNGARSVMASGTLDANGRLDPAADKIAQLAIAHDGSFMDRRQPQDIHVPLYNNFIPPGAARTVHYRFTVPKDAAGSITLAAALNYRKFSRDYSIFVGGPDAPTLPVTRISADSVVLPVEGSLRGAATGSAAPVAGAAPSTTRGNPDFPDRQWIRWNDYGIGLLLQGDLRGASAAFKKVAELAPDKPDGPLNLARCKVQEGDLPAAKAALADAEKRRPGWGKTQYFRSLVSKEEGRLDDALADLERVLAKFPKDRVVLNQKARVLYLAGKYAEALPPIDAVLAIDGEDLAAHYNAMLCLKALGRSEEAAAEEKWYRFFKDDESARALLAEYRIAHPLENRESLPVHVHDDAQPSQAVPPAWLAEIGPKGYEYKGYAPKGEMVLKDDRPQGAPRPFARPEPPSKQAGERKGPGVPVAAAVVPVVSSH, via the coding sequence ATGAACACCCGGAACGAAGGCGCGGTCCGCGCCAAGGGCGTCCTTCATCCCTGGCAGAAGCGGCTCTACACGATCCTGCTCGTGCCACTCGGCCTGATGGCGGCGAACTCGATCTACCTCGTCGCCTTCACGAAGTACTCCTCGTTCTTCATGGCGATGCTGCTCATGCACCTCGTGCTGGGCCTCCTGATCGCCATCCCCTTCCTCGTCTTCGCGTTCACGCACGGCGCGCGGATGCTCGCAAACATCCGGAACCGCAACGCGAAGATCGCCGGGCTCACGATCGTCGGCCTCTCGCTGCTCTGCATCGGGACCGGGATCACGATGGCGCTGAAGGGTGCGACGCTCACGAACCGGCCGATCTACCTCGCGCACGTCTTCGCGATCCCCGTCGCGCTCGTCGCCTTCATCCTCCACCGGCGTGCCGCGGTCCACAAACTGCATTTGAGGATGCTCGCCCAGTGGGGCGGCGCCGTGGCCGCGTTCGTCCTCGTGATGGCGGGCCTCCACAAACTGGAGAAGCCGGCGCAGCGCGTCGTGAACACGAACGGCGACGTTCAGTTCTTCCTCTCGTCCGCCGAGACGTTCGACCAGGGCCTCCTCGACGGGAAGAGGCTGTCCGCGAACGCGTACTGCCAGGAGTGCCACCCGGACTCCTTCAAGCGCTGGGAGAAGTCCGCCCACCGCTTCTCGTCGTTCAACAACCCCTTCTACCGCCGCGCCGTCGAGCTCATGGCCGACCGCGTCGGCCGCGAGAAGACGAAGTGGTGCTCCGGCTGCCACGACCCGGCCGTCCTCTTCACGGGGCAGATGGGCAAGGCCACGATGGCCACGTTCTCGTACGACCAGTTCGAAGCGCAGCAGGGTCTCACCTGCATGGCCTGCCACTCCATCACCGAGGTCAAAGACCTGCGCGGCAACGGCGGCTACGTGATCGAGGAAAGCAAGCAGTACCCGTTCGCGTTCTCCAACAACAAGGCGCTCAAGGAGGTGAACAAGCTCCTGATCCGCATGGAGCCCTCCCTCCACCGCCAGACGTTCATGAAGCCGTTCATGCGCACGCCGGAATTCTGCTCGACGTGCCACAAGGTCGGGCTCCTCCCGCCGCTGAACGATTACCACTGGATGCGCGGTCAGAACCACTACGACAGCTGGTACGACTCGGGCGTTTCGGGCAACGCGGTGCGGTCGTTCTACGACCCGCCGAAGACGAAGGCCTGCCGCGATTGCCACCTGCCGCTGATGCCGTCCAACGAGTTCGGCAACCAGGCCGGGATGCTCCACGACCACCTCTTCCCCGCGGCCAACACGGCATTGCCGGCGATTCGCGGGGAAAAAGAAACGATAGAAGACATTCGTAAGAAGGTACTGGCTGGATCCCTCTCAATCGATGTCTTCGCGTTGAAGCGCGGTAGCGAGGTGCTGCCGATCGGCCCTGCGCTGCCGGCGGTGAGGCCCGGCGAGACCGTCGACGTCGAGGTCGTCGTGCGCACGCGGACGCTCGGGCACCCCTACACGAACGGCACGTCCGACAGCAACGAGACGTGGGTCGAGTTCAAGGCCGACAACGGCGCGCGCTCCGTGATGGCCTCGGGCACGCTCGACGCGAACGGACGCCTCGACCCCGCGGCCGACAAGATCGCGCAGCTCGCGATCGCGCACGACGGCTCCTTCATGGACCGCCGCCAGCCGCAGGACATCCACGTCCCGCTCTACAACAACTTCATCCCGCCGGGCGCGGCGCGCACGGTCCACTACCGCTTCACGGTGCCGAAGGACGCGGCGGGCTCGATCACGCTCGCGGCGGCCCTCAACTACCGGAAGTTCTCGCGCGATTACTCCATCTTCGTCGGCGGACCGGATGCCCCGACACTGCCCGTGACGCGAATCTCTGCGGATTCAGTCGTACTGCCCGTCGAAGGAAGCCTCCGCGGCGCCGCGACCGGCTCCGCCGCTCCGGTCGCCGGCGCAGCACCCTCAACTACTCGCGGAAATCCGGATTTCCCCGATCGGCAGTGGATCCGCTGGAACGACTACGGGATCGGCCTCCTCCTGCAGGGAGACCTCAGGGGAGCCTCGGCCGCGTTCAAGAAGGTCGCGGAGCTCGCCCCGGACAAGCCGGACGGCCCGCTGAACCTCGCGCGCTGCAAGGTGCAGGAGGGCGATCTCCCCGCGGCGAAGGCCGCGCTCGCCGACGCCGAGAAGCGCCGTCCGGGCTGGGGCAAGACGCAGTACTTCCGCTCGCTCGTTTCCAAGGAGGAGGGCCGCCTCGACGACGCGCTCGCCGACCTCGAACGCGTCCTCGCGAAGTTCCCGAAGGACCGCGTCGTCCTGAACCAGAAGGCCCGCGTCCTCTACCTCGCGGGCAAGTACGCGGAGGCGCTCCCGCCGATCGACGCCGTCCTCGCGATCGACGGCGAGGACCTCGCCGCGCATTACAACGCGATGCTCTGCCTCAAGGCGCTCGGGCGCTCGGAGGAGGCCGCCGCCGAGGAGAAGTGGTACCGGTTCTTCAAGGACGACGAGTCCGCCCGCGCGCTCCTCGCGGAGTACCGCATCGCGCACCCGCTCGAGAACCGCGAGTCGCTGCCGGTCCACGTCCACGACGACGCGCAGCCCTCGCAGGCCGTCCCGCCCGCGTGGCTTGCAGAGATCGGCCCGAAGGGCTACGAGTACAAGGGCTACGCGCCGAAGGGCGAAATGGTCCTGAAGGACGACCGCCCGCAGGGCGCGCCGCGCCCGTTCGCGCGGCCCGAGCCCCCGTCGAAACAGGCGGGGGAACGGAAGGGACCCGGCGTTCCGGTTGCGGCCGCCGTCGTCCCGGTCGTCTCGTCGCACTGA
- a CDS encoding M1 family metallopeptidase → MKCAFSLPLKGILFFLPLALAVAALAETPQPPKLRLPTGVEPVHYAAELWLDPAKETFRGKIEIRISLKGESDTLWLNGTELAIESASALGADGKGSIPAEASAAGADYVRIHFQRNLPPGEYDLTLAYTGRIEGKDTQGVFRQRDGADWYAFSHFEAIYARRAFPCFDEPSFKTPWQLTIHAPKGAIAVSNTPVVAERSDGDGARAFVFAPTKPLPSYLVAFGVGPFDVVPAGTAGRNKTAIRMIVPKGRAADARWAAESTGPILDVLEKYFDIPYPYEKLDHLVIPQTVGFGAMENAGLVTYSSSLLLAKPADETIRFRRAYASVCAHETAHQWFGDYVTTAWWDDIWLNEAFATWMTSKIVDRWKPEWSWAVQRAGSRTGAMDQDSLVTARRIRQPIAGNDDIVSAFDGITYQKGAAVIAMFEGWVGEEGFRKGIQHYLKTHAWGAATSDDFVAAIAEATKNAAVVPAFRSFLDQPGVPLVTAELQCAGGAPKLLLSQKRFLPTGSTGSTQQTWQVPVCARTGDPGAATVCTLLTEAAGSLSLPGACPARVLANAGDGYYRVLYKGSLLGKVLADGGKHLTAGERIATLSDVAALARSGDVPMATALALVPAFANDPDRPVVEAVQKIAAAPRDFLVTDGMRPRYRRFVSDVFGARAKALGWAAKKGEDEDTQLLRASLVPFAANEGDEPALVAEAGSLAKAWLKDRKAVDPLLASEVLGVAARHGDVELFQAYLAEARKSTDRRERSRLLGALGLFRDPSVVPAALKLTLSHEFDARETIGILREEASNRETRSEAWAFLKANFDKIAARLPRESPARFPMLASGFSDAEKRADVEAFFRDKAPKYMGGPRYLAQSLEQIQLRAALKAAQQESVNEFLFHYEPRPTLDLKPQSGM, encoded by the coding sequence ATGAAGTGTGCCTTCTCTCTTCCTCTCAAAGGGATCCTCTTTTTTCTTCCCCTGGCTCTTGCCGTAGCGGCCCTCGCCGAGACACCGCAGCCCCCGAAGCTGCGCCTGCCCACGGGCGTCGAGCCGGTGCACTACGCCGCGGAGCTGTGGCTGGATCCGGCGAAAGAGACGTTCAGAGGGAAGATCGAGATTCGGATTTCTTTGAAAGGGGAATCCGACACGCTGTGGCTGAACGGAACCGAGCTCGCAATCGAGTCGGCCTCGGCCCTCGGGGCCGACGGGAAGGGCTCCATTCCCGCGGAAGCATCGGCGGCGGGCGCGGACTACGTCCGTATTCACTTTCAAAGAAATCTTCCGCCGGGTGAATACGACCTGACGCTTGCCTATACGGGACGAATCGAGGGCAAGGACACCCAGGGCGTCTTCCGGCAGAGGGACGGCGCCGACTGGTACGCGTTCAGCCACTTCGAGGCGATCTACGCGCGGCGCGCGTTCCCGTGCTTCGACGAGCCGTCGTTCAAGACGCCGTGGCAGCTGACGATCCACGCGCCGAAAGGCGCGATCGCCGTGTCGAACACGCCCGTCGTCGCGGAGCGTTCGGACGGGGACGGCGCGCGCGCCTTCGTGTTCGCGCCGACGAAACCGCTCCCGAGCTACCTCGTCGCGTTCGGCGTCGGCCCGTTCGACGTCGTCCCCGCGGGGACCGCGGGACGCAACAAAACCGCGATCCGCATGATCGTCCCGAAGGGCCGAGCGGCCGACGCGCGCTGGGCGGCCGAGTCGACGGGGCCGATCCTCGACGTCCTCGAGAAGTACTTCGACATCCCGTACCCCTACGAGAAGCTCGACCACCTCGTGATTCCGCAGACCGTGGGCTTCGGCGCCATGGAGAACGCGGGACTCGTGACGTATTCGTCCAGCCTCCTGCTCGCGAAGCCCGCCGACGAGACGATCCGCTTCCGCCGCGCGTACGCGAGCGTCTGCGCCCACGAGACGGCGCACCAGTGGTTCGGCGACTACGTGACGACGGCGTGGTGGGACGACATCTGGCTGAACGAGGCCTTCGCGACGTGGATGACCTCCAAGATCGTCGACCGCTGGAAGCCCGAGTGGAGCTGGGCCGTGCAGCGCGCGGGCTCGCGCACCGGCGCGATGGACCAGGACTCGCTCGTGACGGCGCGGCGCATCCGCCAGCCGATCGCGGGCAACGACGACATCGTGAGCGCGTTCGACGGCATCACGTACCAGAAGGGTGCGGCCGTGATCGCCATGTTCGAGGGATGGGTGGGCGAGGAGGGCTTCCGGAAGGGCATCCAGCATTATCTGAAGACCCACGCGTGGGGCGCCGCGACCTCCGACGACTTCGTCGCGGCGATCGCCGAAGCCACGAAGAACGCGGCCGTCGTCCCGGCGTTCCGGTCGTTCCTCGACCAGCCCGGCGTCCCGCTCGTGACGGCCGAGCTGCAGTGCGCCGGCGGCGCGCCGAAGCTGCTCCTCTCGCAGAAGCGGTTCCTTCCGACCGGATCCACGGGCTCGACGCAGCAGACGTGGCAGGTGCCGGTCTGCGCGCGCACCGGCGACCCGGGCGCGGCAACGGTGTGCACTCTGCTGACCGAGGCGGCGGGCTCCCTCTCGCTTCCCGGCGCGTGCCCGGCGCGCGTGCTCGCGAACGCCGGCGACGGCTACTACCGCGTTCTTTACAAGGGCAGCCTTCTCGGAAAGGTCCTCGCCGACGGCGGCAAGCACCTGACTGCCGGTGAGCGGATCGCCACCCTCTCCGACGTCGCGGCGCTCGCGCGCAGCGGCGACGTCCCGATGGCGACGGCGCTCGCGCTCGTCCCCGCTTTCGCGAACGACCCCGACCGGCCCGTCGTCGAGGCCGTCCAGAAGATCGCGGCAGCGCCGCGCGACTTTCTCGTCACCGACGGAATGCGCCCGCGCTATCGCCGCTTCGTGAGCGACGTTTTCGGCGCTCGCGCGAAGGCGCTCGGCTGGGCCGCGAAGAAGGGCGAGGACGAGGACACGCAGCTCCTGCGGGCCTCGCTCGTCCCGTTCGCCGCGAACGAGGGCGACGAGCCGGCGCTCGTCGCCGAGGCGGGTTCTCTCGCGAAGGCTTGGCTCAAGGACCGCAAGGCCGTGGATCCGCTTCTCGCGTCCGAGGTTCTCGGAGTGGCCGCGCGGCACGGCGACGTGGAACTCTTCCAGGCGTACCTGGCCGAGGCGCGTAAGTCGACGGACCGTCGGGAGCGCTCGCGGCTTCTCGGCGCGCTCGGACTGTTCCGCGACCCCTCCGTCGTGCCGGCGGCGTTGAAACTCACCCTCTCGCACGAGTTCGACGCGCGCGAGACGATCGGCATCCTCCGCGAGGAGGCGTCGAACCGCGAGACGCGTTCCGAGGCGTGGGCGTTCCTCAAGGCGAACTTCGACAAGATCGCCGCGCGGCTGCCGCGCGAGTCTCCGGCGCGGTTCCCGATGCTCGCGTCCGGCTTCAGCGACGCGGAGAAGCGCGCCGACGTCGAGGCGTTCTTCAGGGACAAGGCGCCGAAGTACATGGGCGGCCCGCGCTACCTCGCACAGTCGCTCGAGCAGATCCAGCTCCGCGCGGCGCTCAAGGCCGCGCAGCAGGAGAGCGTGAACGAGTTCCTTTTCCACTACGAGCCGCGGCCGACGCTCGACCTGAAGCCGCAGTCGGGGATGTAG
- a CDS encoding MBL fold metallo-hydrolase encodes MQIHTLDLEFFRGETIAAYLVESGGHLALVETGPDSTWPHLVAALAKHGARPEDVKDVLVTHIHLDHAGAAWRLARAGANVWVHPRGAPHMADPSKLLASARRIYKEQMDTLWGTLEPIPADRLKVTSDGLDIPVGGARIRVLETPGHAIHHNAYLLDGNVFTGDVGGVAIGDGPNLPPTPPPDIDLPTWARSIERIKAARPDAFYPTHFGRHGDVARRLDEMFDELEAWAAFIRARLDEGKEEPAIVPEFEAWLTERLLAKGVGADGLEAYKTALPFAMNVTGLVRYWKTAGAAA; translated from the coding sequence ATGCAGATCCACACGCTCGATCTCGAGTTCTTCCGCGGCGAGACGATTGCCGCGTACCTCGTCGAATCCGGCGGCCATCTCGCGCTCGTCGAGACCGGCCCCGACTCCACCTGGCCGCACCTCGTCGCGGCGCTCGCGAAGCATGGCGCGAGGCCGGAGGACGTCAAGGACGTGCTCGTCACGCACATCCACCTCGATCACGCGGGCGCCGCATGGCGGCTCGCGCGGGCCGGCGCGAACGTGTGGGTGCACCCCCGCGGCGCGCCTCACATGGCCGACCCCTCGAAGCTCCTCGCGTCCGCGAGGCGGATCTACAAGGAACAGATGGATACGCTCTGGGGCACGCTGGAGCCGATTCCGGCCGACCGGCTGAAGGTCACGTCGGACGGCCTCGACATCCCGGTCGGCGGCGCCCGGATCCGCGTCCTCGAGACGCCCGGCCACGCGATCCACCACAACGCGTACCTCCTCGACGGCAACGTCTTCACGGGCGACGTCGGCGGCGTCGCGATCGGCGACGGCCCGAACCTGCCCCCGACTCCCCCGCCGGACATCGACCTTCCTACGTGGGCGCGCTCCATCGAGCGCATCAAGGCCGCGCGGCCGGACGCGTTCTATCCGACGCACTTCGGGCGCCACGGCGACGTCGCGCGCCGCCTTGACGAGATGTTCGACGAGCTCGAGGCTTGGGCCGCGTTCATTCGCGCGCGCCTCGACGAGGGCAAGGAAGAACCCGCGATCGTGCCGGAGTTCGAGGCGTGGCTCACGGAACGCCTGCTCGCGAAAGGCGTCGGCGCCGACGGCCTCGAGGCCTACAAGACCGCCCTCCCCTTCGCCATGAACGTCACCGGCCTCGTGCGGTACTGGAAGACGGCGGGCGCCGCGGCGTAA
- a CDS encoding cupin domain-containing protein, with product MKISRGVIPITLFGVGLVVGSTLGASSPAAKSNVKNLMQMPLAEDFTPGREVLIDLVQIPPNTSLERHWHPGEEFHYYLEGEVEIKIDGAPSIIGTPGTVGHVPFKKWHVAVAGAKGAKIVVFRVHTKGEPWRYADK from the coding sequence ATGAAGATCTCGAGAGGCGTCATTCCGATCACCCTTTTCGGCGTTGGCCTGGTCGTGGGCTCGACGCTCGGGGCATCGAGCCCGGCGGCGAAATCGAACGTCAAGAACCTGATGCAGATGCCACTCGCCGAGGACTTCACGCCCGGCCGGGAGGTACTCATCGACCTCGTGCAGATCCCGCCCAACACGTCTCTGGAGCGGCACTGGCATCCCGGAGAGGAGTTTCACTACTACCTCGAGGGCGAAGTCGAGATCAAGATCGACGGGGCGCCGTCGATCATCGGCACGCCCGGCACTGTCGGGCACGTGCCGTTCAAGAAATGGCATGTGGCGGTCGCCGGCGCGAAGGGCGCGAAGATCGTGGTCTTTCGCGTCCACACGAAGGGCGAGCCCTGGCGCTACGCTGACAAGTAG